A genomic segment from Bacteroidota bacterium encodes:
- a CDS encoding TerC/Alx family metal homeostasis membrane protein, which yields MNPLTSIFFTNSFETLFFFGFLFIVLSVVIIDLKVIGRQSHSISFREAIIWTLVWICLAMLFYLFLRFRGEYIHGIGLSDHPTSVADQIRDNVAAYHPSVKIEDITDENVILNLYRKNLALEYLTGYLIEYSLSVDNVFVIIMIFMAFGILNKYYKRVLFWGILGAIVMRFLFIFLGAALISRFEIVLYMFGGFLVYTGIQMFRTRNKIKEIDTKNHPVVKLASRYFAVYPRNVRHHFMIRKRGKIFVTPMLIVLLVIEFSDVIFAVDSVPAIFSVTKDPFIVFFSNIFAILGLRSLFFLLINIMDRFRYLKHGLSVLLTFIGFKLILHTWLEEIGFTTAMSLYVVMAILGISILASLLSPMNKNASS from the coding sequence ATGAATCCTTTGACTTCAATTTTTTTCACCAATTCTTTTGAAACGCTGTTCTTCTTTGGTTTTCTGTTTATCGTTTTATCGGTCGTAATTATTGATCTGAAAGTCATCGGGCGTCAGAGTCATAGCATTTCTTTCAGGGAGGCTATCATTTGGACGCTGGTATGGATTTGCCTGGCGATGCTGTTTTATTTATTCCTGCGATTTCGAGGAGAGTATATTCATGGGATCGGACTTTCTGATCATCCAACTTCTGTCGCCGATCAAATCAGGGATAATGTAGCGGCCTACCATCCTTCTGTAAAAATCGAAGATATTACCGATGAAAATGTGATACTAAACCTTTACAGGAAAAACCTTGCCCTGGAGTATTTAACAGGATATCTGATCGAATATTCACTATCGGTAGATAATGTTTTCGTTATTATCATGATTTTTATGGCTTTTGGAATATTGAACAAATATTATAAACGGGTATTGTTCTGGGGTATTCTGGGCGCCATAGTCATGCGCTTTTTATTCATTTTTCTTGGGGCAGCACTTATTTCCCGATTTGAAATCGTCCTTTACATGTTTGGTGGTTTCCTGGTTTACACCGGTATACAGATGTTCCGCACAAGGAACAAAATAAAAGAAATAGATACCAAAAACCATCCCGTTGTAAAGTTAGCCTCCAGATACTTTGCTGTTTATCCACGGAATGTGAGACATCATTTTATGATCCGTAAACGAGGAAAGATATTCGTTACCCCCATGTTAATCGTATTACTGGTCATTGAATTTTCAGATGTTATTTTTGCCGTTGACTCTGTACCAGCCATTTTTTCGGTGACAAAAGATCCTTTTATCGTTTTTTTCTCGAACATTTTTGCGATTCTTGGATTACGGTCGTTATTTTTTTTACTGATCAATATCATGGACCGGTTCCGATATCTCAAGCATGGATTATCCGTGTTACTAACCTTCATCGGTTTCAAGCTGATATTGCATACCTGGCTTGAGGAGATCGGATTTACCACTGCCATGTCGCTATATGTAGTCATGGCTATTCTGGGTATAAGCATCTTAGCATCTCTATTATCTCCAATGAATAAAAACGCATCCTCGTAG
- the meaB gene encoding methylmalonyl Co-A mutase-associated GTPase MeaB, protein MAENNKSKRSALHISKGVEKQLTHNDDAVRRFKSMARRSLEVNEYMEGILSHNRTLLSKAITLIESSLPEHQVIAQGVIEKCVPFSGRSIRIGITGVPGVGKSTFIEALGKYLTGQGRRLAVLAIDPSSQRSKGSILGDKTRMEELSVDPDAFIRPSPSAGSLGGVTRKTRETIILCEAAGFDTIFIETVGVGQSETAVHGMVDFFLLLMLAGAGDELQGIKRGIMEMADAIIINKADGDNLNKARQAMREYQNALHLFPPTESGWIPRVSICSSLNKSGVEEVWKTVMDYVNLTHDNGSFKKRRKSQNFQALIDAINERLKDNFYANSSIKLVKNEIESDLLSSKLTPYAAAQKLLEIYYKNLTD, encoded by the coding sequence ATGGCTGAAAATAATAAATCCAAACGGTCGGCTCTACACATAAGCAAAGGAGTTGAGAAACAGTTAACTCATAATGATGATGCCGTACGTCGCTTCAAGAGTATGGCGAGGAGATCTCTGGAAGTGAACGAATATATGGAGGGTATACTTTCGCATAATCGCACACTTCTGAGTAAAGCCATCACTCTTATTGAAAGTTCCCTGCCGGAACATCAGGTCATCGCGCAGGGTGTCATTGAAAAATGTGTTCCTTTTAGCGGGCGATCCATACGGATAGGAATAACTGGTGTGCCTGGCGTTGGCAAAAGCACATTCATTGAGGCGCTGGGAAAATATCTGACCGGCCAGGGGCGTCGGTTAGCTGTTTTGGCCATCGATCCCAGCAGCCAGCGTTCCAAAGGCAGTATCCTTGGTGATAAAACACGTATGGAAGAGCTCTCTGTCGATCCTGATGCATTCATCCGGCCTTCACCGTCGGCAGGATCGCTCGGTGGCGTCACCCGTAAAACCCGTGAAACCATCATCCTTTGTGAAGCAGCCGGATTTGATACGATTTTTATCGAAACAGTGGGTGTGGGACAATCCGAAACCGCCGTACATGGCATGGTTGATTTCTTCCTTCTGCTCATGCTCGCCGGTGCCGGTGACGAGCTACAGGGAATAAAGCGCGGAATCATGGAAATGGCCGATGCCATCATTATCAACAAGGCCGATGGCGACAACCTGAATAAAGCCCGGCAAGCTATGCGCGAATACCAAAATGCCCTGCACCTCTTTCCGCCAACTGAATCGGGTTGGATACCCCGTGTCAGTATATGCTCTTCTCTAAATAAATCTGGTGTTGAAGAGGTATGGAAAACCGTAATGGATTATGTTAATCTGACCCATGACAATGGATCATTTAAGAAAAGAAGAAAATCTCAAAATTTCCAAGCTCTGATTGATGCCATCAACGAAAGGCTGAAAGATAATTTCTATGCGAATTCATCAATCAAACTTGTGAAAAATGAGATTGAAAGTGACCTGCTCTCTTCAAAACTCACACCATATGCTGCCGCCCAAAAATTGCTGGAAATCTATTATAAAAACTTAACTGATTAA